The Euphorbia lathyris chromosome 2, ddEupLath1.1, whole genome shotgun sequence genome includes a window with the following:
- the LOC136217551 gene encoding E3 ubiquitin-protein ligase SINAT3: MELDSIDGVPSSDLTDEDEIHQHHHPFPSVPKPQINIINNSNTVPSGIQSISVHELLECPVCTNSMYPPIHQCHNGHTLCSTCKTRVHNRCPTCRQELGDIRCLALEKVAESLELPCRYMALGCPEIFPYYSKLKHETLCNFRPYNCPYAGSECAIVGDIPFLVAHLRDDHKVDMHSGCTFNHRYVKSNPREVENATWMLTVFHCFGQYFCLHFEAFQLGMAPVYMAFLRFMGDETEARSYSYSLEVGGNGRKLIWEGTPRSIRDSHRKVRDSHDGLIIQRNMALFFSGGDRKELKLRVTGRIWKEQQNPEGGACIPNLCS, encoded by the exons AGTTAGATAGCATTGATGGTGTTCCATCCTCAGATTTGACAGACGAGGATGAGATCCATCAGCACCACCATCCATTCCCTTCAGTTCCGAAGCCTCAAATCAACATCATTAACAACAGTAACACTGTGCCCTCCGGAATTCAATCTATCAGTGTTCATGAACTGCTTGAATGCCCTGTTTGTACCAATTCTATGTACCCTCCGATTCATCAG TGCCACAATGGACATACACTTTGTTCGACTTGTAAAACAAGGGTGCATAACCGGTGTCCCACCTGTAGACAAGAGCTTGGTGACATTAGATGTCTGGCATTGGAAAAAGTAGCTGAATCACTTGAACTTCCTTGCAGATACATGGCACTTGGATGCCCGGAGATTTTCCCATACTACAGTAAACTTAAACACGAGACCCTGTGTAACTTTAGGCCATACAATTGTCCATATGCTGGATCTGAGTGTGCCATTGTTGGGGATATCCCGTTTCTAGTTGCTCATCTAAGGGATGATCACAAAGTAGACATGCATTCCGGATGCACTTTCAACCATCGTTATGTCAAGTCTAATCCTCGTGAAGTAGAAAATGCAACATGGATGTTAACT GTTTTCCACTGTTTTGGCCAATACTTCTGTCTCCATTTTGAAGCTTTCCAGCTAGGTATGGCACCTGTTTATATGGCATTCCTGCGTTTTATGGGCGATGAGACAGAAGCTCGTAGTTACAGCTATAGCTTGGAAGTCGGTGGAAATGGGCGGAAGCTGATATGGGAAGGGACCCCAAGAAGCATTAGAGATAGCCACAGGAAGGTTAGGGATAGCCATGATGGGCTGATTATACAGAGAAACATGGCACTTTTCTTCTCCGGAGGGGATAGGAAAGAGCTAAAGCTTCGGGTGACAGGACGTATATGGAAAGAACAACAAAACCCAGAAGGCGGTGCATGCATACCGAACCTCTGCAGTTAG